One segment of Porticoccus hydrocarbonoclasticus MCTG13d DNA contains the following:
- a CDS encoding DUF3299 domain-containing protein — protein MKSGHRFARLALPVGSVWLYMVLCVIGPLAMADKGAVFEKEDFRTVEWTELMPDGDLNALMNPPDYLSDIEDGGEEDVLESPIRGTGDPAGDRYQQALTSNEIRPEFDGQLIRIPGFVVPLDFDERQRVTRFFLVPFFGACIHVPPPPPNQIVYAESEKGFEQASLYDAFWLSGRISTTMTENDIAVSAYAMEVMVVEVYQE, from the coding sequence ATGAAAAGTGGGCACCGCTTTGCACGTTTAGCGTTACCTGTCGGTAGTGTGTGGTTATACATGGTCTTATGCGTTATCGGCCCCCTGGCGATGGCTGATAAGGGCGCGGTGTTTGAAAAGGAGGATTTCAGGACTGTCGAGTGGACCGAGCTGATGCCCGATGGCGACCTGAATGCATTGATGAATCCCCCTGATTATCTGTCCGATATCGAAGACGGGGGCGAGGAGGATGTGCTGGAAAGTCCCATTCGAGGCACCGGAGACCCTGCCGGGGATCGTTACCAGCAGGCATTGACCTCCAACGAGATAAGGCCGGAATTTGATGGTCAACTGATACGCATTCCCGGGTTTGTGGTGCCGCTGGATTTTGATGAGCGGCAGCGGGTGACGCGGTTTTTCCTGGTGCCATTTTTCGGTGCCTGTATCCATGTGCCACCGCCTCCACCCAATCAGATAGTCTACGCAGAGAGCGAGAAGGGCTTTGAGCAGGCGTCTCTCTATGACGCTTTCTGGCTGAGTGGCCGGATCAGTACCACCATGACGGAGAATGACATAGCCGTTTCAGCCTATGCCATGGAGGTAATGGTGGTTGAGGTCTATCAAGAATAG
- a CDS encoding DUF2796 domain-containing protein: MNSVKVLFITLSVSLCALITSNVTAQSTADRSSQQHNPHVHGEAELQAALDNDRLLLEFRSPAMNLVGFEHPPRDHRQQAAIERAGKLLSSPQARFTFPGTECRAIRVQVEQPYDHLRHTSDDRDNYQHEHEHEHEHEHDIEEHQQHTEFTARYLFHCQQSEKLTRIVTDLFSRFPGIRRIQASWVLPGSQGAATMTPSHSQLEVD, from the coding sequence ATGAATAGTGTCAAAGTTCTTTTCATCACTCTGTCGGTATCGCTATGCGCATTAATCACCAGCAACGTTACGGCACAGAGTACCGCCGACCGCTCGTCGCAACAGCACAACCCCCATGTGCATGGCGAAGCAGAACTGCAGGCCGCCCTGGATAATGACCGGCTGCTTCTGGAATTTCGCAGCCCGGCCATGAACCTGGTGGGCTTTGAACACCCACCCCGCGACCATCGACAACAGGCCGCCATTGAACGGGCGGGGAAATTACTCAGCTCGCCACAGGCGCGGTTTACCTTTCCGGGCACTGAATGCCGGGCTATCAGGGTGCAGGTTGAACAGCCCTACGACCACCTCCGCCACACCAGTGATGACCGTGATAACTACCAACACGAGCACGAGCACGAGCACGAGCACGAGCACGATATAGAGGAACATCAGCAGCACACCGAGTTCACGGCCCGCTACCTGTTCCACTGCCAGCAATCGGAAAAACTCACCAGGATCGTTACAGACCTCTTTTCCCGCTTCCCCGGTATCCGTAGAATCCAGGCTTCGTGGGTTTTGCCCGGGAGCCAGGGCGCTGCCACAATGACCCCCTCACACTCGCAACTGGAAGTGGACTAG
- a CDS encoding ABC transporter ATP-binding protein yields MQNSTDKTHAVSIDQLTFQYPGNRRTAVLDIPHWQIARGEQIFLKGPSGSGKTTLLNLLSGTLCARSGTLQVLGVNLAQRSARQRDHFRAAHIGVVFQQFNLIPYLSVRDNLLLAAKLGGTTTAAALERSGLLFDTLKLDEQLLSEHPTRLSAGQQQRVAIVRALVNAPEILIADEPTSALDSQLRDSFVQHLLALTREWQSTLIFVSHDDSLGRQFQRVTALAEINRSGDKHAD; encoded by the coding sequence ATGCAAAATTCCACAGACAAGACCCATGCAGTTTCCATTGACCAATTGACTTTCCAGTATCCCGGTAACAGGCGTACTGCCGTGCTGGATATTCCTCACTGGCAAATTGCCCGAGGTGAACAGATTTTCCTGAAAGGACCCTCGGGCTCCGGCAAAACCACCCTGCTAAATCTGTTGAGTGGCACGCTCTGTGCCCGATCCGGCACACTGCAAGTGCTCGGGGTCAACCTGGCTCAGCGCAGTGCCCGCCAGAGGGATCATTTTCGAGCCGCCCATATCGGGGTGGTGTTTCAGCAGTTCAATCTCATTCCCTACCTCAGTGTGAGGGATAACCTGTTACTGGCGGCAAAGCTCGGCGGGACGACAACAGCCGCGGCTCTGGAGCGCTCTGGCCTATTATTCGACACACTAAAACTGGACGAGCAATTGCTGTCCGAGCACCCCACACGACTCAGTGCAGGTCAGCAACAGCGTGTTGCGATTGTCCGGGCACTGGTCAATGCCCCGGAAATCCTGATTGCCGATGAACCCACCTCGGCACTGGACAGCCAACTCCGCGACAGCTTTGTACAGCATCTGCTGGCCCTGACCCGTGAATGGCAGAGTACGCTGATTTTTGTCAGTCACGACGACAGCCTCGGTCGGCAATTTCAGCGGGTGACAGCGCTGGCTGAGATAAATCGGTCAGGAGACAAACATGCTGATTAA
- a CDS encoding CobW family GTP-binding protein, whose product MPPDCTGSQAAPLKQIPTNIITGFLGAGKTTAIRHLLAHKPPQQRWALLINEFGEVGIDAALLNQSGETNNIFVREVPGGCLCCTNQLNLQIALNLLLSRARPQRLLIEPTGLGHPRELLELLSGEYYREVLSLHATLTLVDARHITDKRYHDHAVFNQQLQAADIILANKADLYSAKDLPQLHSFLDKNGLSQPVIPLTRGAMEPGLLDRPSRAVAVPTHTQRHNTPSMDYEEGLPPMPEQGYLRIDHQGEGYFSNGWIFEPNHVFDYRKLMALLNQTPAIRLKGVFITNRGILRFNRTDGETTSDFIDETADSRVERITRRQGDEQQMEQWLTHCLLP is encoded by the coding sequence GTGCCGCCTGATTGCACGGGTAGCCAGGCTGCCCCCCTGAAACAGATTCCCACCAATATCATCACCGGATTTCTCGGTGCCGGAAAAACCACCGCCATACGACATCTGCTGGCTCACAAACCACCGCAACAACGCTGGGCATTACTGATCAATGAATTCGGCGAAGTGGGTATCGATGCCGCGTTACTGAATCAGAGCGGAGAGACCAACAACATCTTTGTTCGGGAAGTGCCTGGCGGCTGCCTGTGCTGCACCAACCAGTTAAACCTCCAGATTGCCCTCAACCTGTTATTGAGCCGTGCTCGACCACAGCGGCTGCTGATCGAACCCACAGGATTGGGGCACCCCCGCGAATTACTGGAATTATTGAGTGGGGAATATTACCGCGAGGTGCTGTCACTACATGCCACTCTGACCCTGGTAGATGCCCGCCATATCACTGATAAACGCTACCACGACCACGCGGTATTCAATCAGCAACTGCAGGCAGCTGATATCATCCTGGCCAATAAAGCGGACCTGTACAGTGCCAAAGACCTACCACAACTGCACTCCTTTCTGGACAAAAACGGCCTGTCACAGCCAGTGATACCCCTGACCAGGGGGGCGATGGAACCCGGCCTGCTGGATCGACCCAGCCGTGCCGTTGCTGTCCCCACACACACCCAACGGCACAACACCCCGAGCATGGACTATGAGGAGGGACTGCCTCCCATGCCGGAGCAAGGGTATTTGCGAATTGACCACCAGGGAGAAGGTTACTTCAGCAACGGCTGGATTTTCGAACCCAACCATGTATTCGACTACCGTAAATTGATGGCGCTGCTCAACCAGACCCCTGCCATCAGATTGAAAGGTGTGTTTATCACCAATCGAGGTATTTTGCGTTTCAACCGGACCGATGGCGAAACCACCAGTGACTTTATAGACGAAACCGCCGACAGTCGCGTGGAGCGGATAACCCGGCGACAGGGGGATGAGCAACAGATGGAACAGTGGCTGACCCACTGTCTGCTGCCTTAA
- a CDS encoding ABC transporter permease → MLIKIALHSLASRRTTALITVFSIAICLFVLLGIGHIRQEAKHSFSQAVSGVDLIVGPRTGQLNLLLYSVFRLGGATNNIDWHSFQTLAKKPDVAWAIPLSLGDSHRGYPVLGTTDAYFQHFRYGHRQPLGFAEGEPFEQPFDVVIGAEVASQLNYRIGESLVLAHGMAATSFSLHRDSPFQVTGILKPTGTPVDRTLHINLKDLDSIHRDWQSGTRVATHQHTNPGQEQDLEPDSVTAILVGVNNRLSTFRLQREINRYPDEPLMAILPGVALSELWQLMSWVEKTLGFIALLVLFASLLGLATMLLSTLQQREREIALLRILGLRPLTLLMLLELEALLLVAAGAVVAVGLLKGALTVAGPMLGERYGLFLSDQIITVTTLNALGLAFVTTFVIALIPAISAYRRGLHSGLENH, encoded by the coding sequence ATGCTGATTAAAATTGCCCTGCACAGTTTGGCGAGTCGCCGCACCACGGCACTGATCACCGTGTTTTCCATTGCCATCTGCCTGTTCGTACTGCTCGGTATCGGTCATATCCGCCAAGAGGCAAAACACAGTTTCAGCCAGGCTGTCTCCGGTGTGGATCTGATCGTCGGTCCGCGCACCGGGCAGCTGAACCTGCTGTTGTACTCGGTGTTCCGTCTCGGTGGTGCCACCAACAATATCGACTGGCACAGTTTTCAAACACTGGCAAAAAAACCGGATGTAGCCTGGGCAATTCCCCTGTCACTGGGGGACTCCCACCGGGGATATCCGGTACTCGGCACCACCGATGCCTACTTTCAGCACTTCCGCTATGGCCATCGGCAACCACTGGGGTTTGCCGAGGGGGAGCCCTTTGAACAACCTTTTGATGTGGTGATTGGCGCTGAGGTCGCCAGTCAGCTCAACTACCGGATTGGCGAGAGTCTGGTGCTGGCCCACGGCATGGCGGCCACCAGTTTTTCCCTGCACAGGGATTCTCCTTTTCAGGTGACCGGTATTCTCAAACCCACAGGCACCCCCGTAGATCGCACACTGCACATTAATCTAAAGGACCTGGACAGTATCCACCGCGACTGGCAGAGCGGCACACGGGTGGCCACTCACCAACACACAAACCCCGGGCAGGAGCAAGACCTTGAGCCAGACTCCGTCACGGCAATCCTGGTCGGCGTGAACAACCGGTTATCCACCTTTCGCTTACAACGTGAAATCAATCGTTACCCAGACGAACCACTGATGGCCATTCTGCCCGGTGTGGCGCTTTCGGAATTGTGGCAACTGATGTCCTGGGTAGAAAAAACCCTCGGTTTTATCGCCCTGCTGGTACTGTTTGCATCCCTATTGGGGCTGGCAACCATGCTGTTATCGACGCTGCAACAGCGAGAGCGGGAGATTGCCCTGTTGCGGATTCTCGGATTGCGGCCACTGACTCTGTTGATGTTGCTGGAACTGGAGGCACTGCTGCTGGTAGCCGCCGGAGCCGTCGTTGCCGTCGGCCTGTTGAAGGGGGCTCTCACGGTAGCCGGACCAATGCTCGGCGAGCGGTACGGCCTGTTTCTCAGCGACCAGATCATTACCGTCACGACCCTGAACGCATTGGGACTGGCATTTGTCACTACTTTTGTCATCGCACTTATTCCCGCCATTAGCGCGTACCGCCGGGGATTGCACAGCGGTCTGGAAAACCACTGA
- a CDS encoding Fur family transcriptional regulator, with the protein MGISTLDQVIKKAEEHCNHPGAKLTPKRKNILILLLRSGSPLSAYELAERYQQQFHESVPPMSVYRMLDFLMTENLAHKLVSENKFIACSHIACNHQHQVPQFLICDHCNKVKEIAIGKEIIDALNINVTKAGYHLINHQLELHCLCDECSQTSAA; encoded by the coding sequence ATGGGCATATCGACACTGGATCAAGTGATCAAAAAAGCGGAAGAGCACTGCAACCATCCAGGTGCCAAACTGACACCCAAGCGCAAAAATATTCTGATTCTGTTATTGCGTTCTGGCAGTCCCCTGTCCGCCTACGAATTGGCCGAGCGCTATCAACAACAGTTTCACGAATCCGTCCCGCCCATGTCTGTGTACCGAATGCTGGATTTCCTGATGACTGAAAACCTGGCCCACAAACTGGTATCGGAAAACAAGTTTATTGCCTGCTCCCACATTGCCTGTAACCACCAACACCAGGTGCCCCAGTTCCTGATCTGTGACCACTGCAATAAGGTCAAGGAAATTGCGATTGGCAAGGAGATCATTGACGCACTGAACATTAATGTCACCAAAGCAGGTTACCACCTGATCAACCACCAACTGGAACTGCATTGCCTCTGCGACGAATGCAGCCAGACAAGTGCCGCCTGA
- a CDS encoding DUF1826 domain-containing protein, which yields MPDNSALKLLTIEDSGSVADTDPGVFSSIYNADINMAIWQRTLNLPTQVYVASLIKSPPVFQTLQAVMQEGEIAPWLSAHLPNRRGKPALIADISRLCEMFSVLFDLQHIGLRMALLSQAMCPRFHVDHIPCRMVTTYGGPATEWLENNRVDRTRLGKGGKAKSDDQSDVFHSPRHISQLTVGDVALLKGESWHGNEGRGAVHRSPPMPSGAARLMLSLDFG from the coding sequence ATGCCCGATAATTCTGCCCTGAAACTGCTGACCATTGAGGATAGCGGCAGTGTCGCCGACACGGACCCGGGTGTTTTCTCAAGTATCTACAATGCCGATATCAACATGGCTATCTGGCAGCGAACCCTCAATCTGCCGACGCAGGTTTATGTGGCGTCGCTGATAAAAAGTCCGCCTGTTTTTCAGACATTACAGGCCGTCATGCAGGAGGGAGAAATAGCGCCCTGGCTCTCCGCCCACCTGCCGAACCGTCGGGGGAAACCCGCATTGATTGCAGATATTTCCCGGCTGTGCGAAATGTTTTCGGTGTTGTTTGACCTGCAACACATCGGCCTGCGCATGGCCCTGCTGAGTCAGGCTATGTGCCCGCGATTCCATGTGGATCATATTCCCTGCCGAATGGTGACGACCTACGGAGGCCCGGCCACCGAATGGCTTGAAAACAACCGGGTCGACCGCACCAGACTCGGCAAAGGCGGAAAAGCAAAATCCGATGACCAATCAGATGTATTCCACTCACCCCGGCATATCAGTCAACTCACCGTCGGCGATGTTGCCTTGCTAAAAGGTGAGTCATGGCATGGCAACGAAGGCCGGGGAGCCGTCCACCGATCTCCTCCCATGCCCTCCGGCGCAGCCAGATTGATGCTATCACTGGACTTTGGGTAA
- the fldB gene encoding flavodoxin FldB has translation MTQAPIGLFYGSSTCYTEMAAETIAARLGEDRVDVYNVAETPVSLMENYPLLILGIPTWDYGELQEDWENCWEALDNVDFSDKTVALFGLGDQIGYPEWFLDALGFLWAKVCTLGATTVGFWPVEGFQFSDSKALTADGTHFVGLAIDEENQFELTDQRIERWCAQILREFHLDSK, from the coding sequence ATGACTCAAGCACCTATCGGCCTGTTCTATGGCTCATCCACCTGCTATACCGAAATGGCGGCCGAGACAATAGCGGCCCGCCTCGGTGAAGACCGGGTGGATGTGTACAACGTGGCAGAGACCCCCGTCAGCTTGATGGAAAACTACCCGCTGTTGATACTCGGCATTCCCACCTGGGATTACGGCGAGCTGCAGGAGGACTGGGAAAACTGCTGGGAGGCCCTGGACAACGTCGATTTTTCCGATAAAACAGTGGCACTGTTCGGTCTGGGCGACCAGATCGGCTACCCGGAATGGTTTCTCGACGCACTGGGATTTCTCTGGGCAAAAGTCTGCACGCTGGGCGCAACCACCGTGGGGTTCTGGCCGGTGGAAGGATTTCAGTTCAGCGATTCCAAGGCGCTCACAGCTGACGGCACACACTTCGTCGGCCTGGCAATAGACGAGGAAAATCAGTTTGAACTCACCGACCAGCGCATTGAACGCTGGTGCGCCCAGATCCTCCGGGAATTTCACCTCGATAGCAAATGA